The Candidatus Bathyarchaeota archaeon genome includes a region encoding these proteins:
- a CDS encoding DNA topoisomerase VI subunit B: protein MAESKESFAEISPADFFYRNRDIAGFTNPARAIYAAIRELVENSLDACELYQVPPEIYIRISSESSVTKEGPAVYRLRVEDNGSGVPPEYIPSAFGQVLFGSKYRIRQTRGTFGLGGKMAILYGQITTHRPVRVISSTGSKIYEYELIIDIQRNRPVVLSKKVYENANKWHGTVVDFALEGDYFRAMAKILEYLKETAIVNPYANIMAVDPRGRLYRFERVTEKMPPPPQETLPHPYGTDVETIRRLMHITECRDMLSFMTTHFHRVGRTIARRFLEYAGIGIKKKPKTLTPDEVVKLVQALKTFDGFLPPDASCLSLLGEDLLRAGIEKELKPEFIAVDQRKPSAYSGFPFVVECAIAYGGGVPKTGDIILYRFANRIPLLYDEASDVSWKVIHTMINWRHYKITPDMPIAVFVHVCSTKIPYKTVGKEFIADRPEVEREILNGIREVARQLSIFLSHRESIEREKRRLDVFSKYLPKIAKYSTELAGKEREPDIQPLLRSIVKYGPEEGGD from the coding sequence ATGGCTGAAAGCAAAGAAAGCTTCGCTGAAATATCACCAGCCGACTTTTTCTATAGAAATCGGGACATAGCTGGATTCACCAACCCAGCTCGAGCTATCTACGCGGCAATTCGTGAACTAGTTGAAAACTCACTTGATGCCTGCGAGCTATACCAAGTACCACCTGAAATCTACATTCGAATTTCGTCTGAAAGTAGTGTAACTAAAGAAGGCCCAGCAGTGTACCGCTTGCGAGTAGAAGATAACGGAAGCGGAGTCCCTCCAGAGTATATTCCCTCGGCATTTGGTCAAGTCTTATTTGGATCAAAATATCGCATCCGACAAACTCGCGGGACATTTGGGTTAGGCGGCAAAATGGCAATTTTATACGGACAAATTACCACTCATCGTCCAGTCCGCGTAATTTCTAGCACTGGATCTAAAATCTACGAGTATGAATTGATAATCGATATACAACGAAATAGGCCAGTTGTACTTTCTAAAAAAGTTTACGAAAATGCTAACAAATGGCATGGGACTGTAGTCGACTTCGCTTTAGAAGGTGATTACTTTAGAGCGATGGCGAAAATTCTTGAATATTTGAAAGAGACCGCTATCGTTAATCCATATGCGAATATCATGGCCGTAGATCCTAGGGGTAGATTATATCGATTCGAAAGAGTTACTGAAAAGATGCCACCCCCACCACAGGAAACGTTACCGCATCCTTATGGAACAGATGTAGAAACCATAAGACGATTGATGCACATAACGGAATGCCGTGACATGTTAAGTTTTATGACAACCCACTTCCATCGAGTGGGAAGAACGATTGCCAGACGTTTTCTAGAGTATGCTGGAATCGGCATAAAAAAGAAACCGAAAACTTTAACCCCTGATGAAGTTGTCAAATTAGTCCAAGCACTTAAAACATTTGATGGCTTTCTTCCCCCGGACGCCAGTTGCTTATCACTTTTAGGTGAAGACCTACTCCGGGCGGGAATCGAGAAAGAATTGAAGCCAGAGTTCATTGCAGTTGACCAACGGAAGCCATCAGCCTATTCAGGGTTCCCGTTTGTTGTTGAATGCGCCATTGCCTATGGAGGAGGAGTCCCGAAGACAGGTGATATTATCCTTTATAGATTCGCTAACCGAATCCCCCTTCTCTATGATGAAGCTAGCGACGTCTCTTGGAAAGTAATTCACACCATGATTAATTGGAGGCATTACAAAATAACTCCCGACATGCCGATCGCAGTTTTCGTCCATGTCTGCTCAACAAAAATTCCATATAAGACTGTTGGCAAGGAGTTTATCGCCGATCGCCCTGAGGTTGAAAGGGAAATCCTTAACGGAATTCGAGAAGTTGCCCGACAACTTTCGATCTTCCTCTCCCATAGGGAAAGCATTGAACGCGAAAAAAGACGCCTTGATGTTTTTTCAAAGTATCTCCCCAAAATCGCTAAATATTCAACTGAACTTGCTGGAAAAGAGCGGGAGCCGGATATACAGCCATTGTTAAGAAGCATTGTAAAATATGGACCGGAAGAGGGAGGGGATTGA
- a CDS encoding RNA-processing protein (similar to yeast Dim2p protein that is essential for 40S ribosomal subunit; structural studies show binding to 3' end of 16S rRNA in complex with archaeal IF2 alpha): MHIKIPLDRIGVLIGPKGSIKRKIEETCGVILEVSSTTGDVTITAKDDSDPLTLFRVQNLVTAVGRGFTPEKAFQLLDESMMFEVIDLRDWVGKSKSSLERIKGRIIGEQGKTRKIIEETTGANISVYGHTVSIIGEPDAFEVARTAVQMLISGSQHSTVYRFLHRKRRELKKAKLKLWENP; the protein is encoded by the coding sequence ATCCACATAAAAATCCCACTGGATCGCATTGGTGTACTTATAGGTCCGAAGGGAAGTATTAAACGAAAAATAGAAGAAACATGTGGTGTCATCCTGGAAGTTAGTAGCACAACTGGGGATGTTACGATCACCGCAAAAGATGATAGCGATCCCTTAACCCTTTTCCGCGTCCAAAATCTCGTAACAGCTGTAGGGCGTGGTTTCACCCCGGAAAAAGCGTTTCAGCTGCTAGATGAAAGCATGATGTTTGAAGTGATCGACCTAAGAGACTGGGTGGGAAAATCAAAGTCCAGCCTAGAGCGAATTAAGGGGAGAATTATCGGAGAACAAGGGAAAACGAGGAAAATCATAGAGGAAACTACTGGGGCAAATATTTCAGTTTATGGTCATACTGTTTCTATAATCGGAGAGCCTGATGCGTTTGAAGTTGCAAGAACTGCGGTGCAAATGCTGATAAGCGGCAGCCAACACAGCACCGTTTATCGATTCCTCCATAGAAAACGCAGAGAATTAAAAAAGGCAAAACTCAAACTTTGGGAAAACCCGTAG
- a CDS encoding serine protein kinase RIO — MKSGGKVEEKLLRKERKYEVEQRMKEKRSEDREVFEEVFDQTTLLTIYDLLNRGVIDRLHGVVKAGKESRVYRGVDPKGRDLAVKIYLTTSAEFRRGMMPYIQDDPRFLQARQETKSLIYAWALREFRNLQKAYRAGVPVPKPIAVSKNVLVMEFIGKDGVPAPLLKDEPPKKPNQTYNHILKYVKQLYQKADLVHGDLSEYNIMMWKNQPVIFDISQAVPSQHPMARTFLQRDIANINNYFKKLGCRIRSLEEVYKWVTKVD, encoded by the coding sequence TTGAAATCTGGCGGGAAGGTTGAGGAAAAACTTCTCCGAAAAGAAAGGAAATATGAAGTCGAACAACGGATGAAGGAGAAGCGGTCTGAGGATCGCGAGGTTTTTGAGGAAGTTTTCGACCAAACCACCCTCTTAACAATTTACGATCTTTTAAACAGAGGAGTGATTGATAGGCTGCATGGAGTAGTTAAGGCAGGAAAAGAATCCAGAGTTTATCGAGGTGTCGACCCAAAAGGCAGAGACTTAGCCGTTAAAATTTACCTCACTACGTCAGCTGAGTTTCGAAGGGGGATGATGCCATACATCCAAGATGACCCTAGATTTCTACAAGCGAGACAGGAGACAAAGTCGCTAATCTACGCGTGGGCCTTAAGGGAGTTTAGAAACCTACAGAAAGCATACAGGGCCGGGGTACCAGTGCCTAAACCAATAGCTGTTAGCAAGAATGTCTTAGTCATGGAGTTTATAGGAAAAGATGGTGTGCCAGCTCCATTACTTAAAGATGAGCCACCTAAGAAGCCAAATCAAACTTACAACCACATTTTAAAGTATGTGAAGCAGTTATATCAAAAGGCTGATTTAGTACATGGTGATTTAAGTGAATACAATATAATGATGTGGAAAAATCAACCCGTAATCTTCGATATTTCACAGGCTGTCCCTTCCCAGCATCCGATGGCGCGTACTTTCTTGCAACGAGATATAGCCAATATTAACAATTATTTCAAAAAATTGGGTTGCCGCATAAGAAGTTTAGAAGAAGTTTACAAGTGGGTTACAAAAGTTGATTGA
- the eif1A gene encoding translation initiation factor eIF-1A, which translates to MGKKKVISEEELKDLVLPGKGQCLGIVIQMLGYDRVLVKCTDGHERMCRIRGKMKRRVWIKSGDVVLVAPWDFQSDSRGDVLWRYTQGQADWLQKKGFLNPQVQPN; encoded by the coding sequence GTGGGTAAGAAAAAGGTCATCAGCGAAGAGGAGTTGAAGGACTTAGTCCTGCCTGGCAAGGGACAATGCTTAGGCATTGTAATACAGATGCTGGGCTACGATAGGGTTCTCGTAAAATGCACGGATGGACATGAACGTATGTGCCGAATTCGAGGAAAGATGAAACGCCGCGTGTGGATTAAGAGTGGGGATGTTGTGCTAGTTGCCCCATGGGATTTTCAGAGCGATTCCAGGGGGGATGTTCTCTGGCGTTACACCCAAGGTCAGGCAGACTGGCTTCAAAAGAAGGGGTTTTTAAATCCCCAGGTGCAGCCTAATTGA
- a CDS encoding DUF424 family protein: MYTYVNVIRKEKHVLVAACDAEILGKTFKHGKLTFEVRESFYKGIKMQVKEAIELIRTATNANLIGPNIVKAAIQEGLVHPQAVINISGIPHAIIVKL; this comes from the coding sequence TTGTATACGTATGTTAATGTAATCCGGAAAGAAAAACATGTGCTCGTCGCCGCCTGCGATGCAGAGATCTTAGGAAAAACCTTCAAACATGGAAAGCTAACCTTTGAAGTACGAGAAAGTTTCTATAAGGGTATAAAAATGCAGGTTAAAGAGGCAATTGAATTGATCCGAACTGCAACTAACGCCAATCTCATTGGACCAAACATCGTTAAGGCCGCCATCCAAGAAGGCTTAGTCCACCCCCAGGCTGTCATTAATATATCTGGAATCCCGCACGCGATAATCGTAAAATTGTAA